From the Limibacillus sp. genome, the window GGAGTTCCGCCGTCTGTTCGATATCTTCTATGAAGGCATGCCGCCGCTGCGGCGGGGCGTCCTGGAACAGAGCCCGGCGCGCATCATCAACGTGCTGCGCGAACTGCGTTCGGCCCAGTACCTGATCTTCTTCCGTTTCGGCTGATCAGCCGATCCGCCCCAACGAGGGAAAGGCCTCAAGGATCCAGTAGGCGATGGTCGCCATGCCGTTGGTCATGAACAGAATGCCCGTCAGGATCAGCAGCACGCCCAGCACCCGCTCCACCATCGGCAGATGCCGCCGGAACTTCTGCGCGAAGCCCATGAAGCGTCCGGCGAAGTAGGCGGCGGCCAGGAAGGGCACGCCGATGCCAAGCCCATAGGCCAGCAGCAGGCCCGTGCCCTCGGCGATGGACTGTTCGGTGCCCGCCAGCATCAGGATGCCCGCCAGCACCGGCCCGACACAGGGAGTCCAGCCGAACGCGAAGGCGAGCCCCACGAAGAAGGAGCCGATCAGGCCGGCCTTCTTGCTCTCCGGATGGAAGCGGAGTTCGCGGTAGAGCCACTGGATCTTCAGGAGCCCGACATAGTGCAGGCCGAGCAGGATCAGCACCGCGCCAGCGATGTAGGCAAGAATATCGAAGTGCTCCGCCATGGCCTGGCCCAGGGCCGAAGCGGTGGCGCCCAGGATCGTAAAGACGGTGATGAATCCGGCCACGAAGGCCGCGGCGGAGGCCATGACCTGCGCCGTGCGCTTTGACGGCCGGTCGCCTTCCGCCACCAGCTCATCGAGGCTGACCCCGGCCACGAAACAGAGGTAGGGCGGCACCAGCGGCAGCACGCAGGGCGAGAGGAACGAAAGGATGCCCGCCAGGAATGCGCCGGGGTAGGTAACGTCAATCAAGGCTGCCTCCTGAGGCCGAACTTCGGGGGTGGCGTGAGATAGACATATTATAATTTTTCTATATAATGAAGCCCGAAATTGAAGGAATCTCGATCGGGCGCTTACGCTTGATGGAGTGAATCGAAGGACGGGCTTTCAAGTGACGGGATCCATCACCAGAAGGACGGCGGCTTTCTTTGCGTCTTTCGCGCTTGCCATTCTTGTGCTGTACGGCGCCCGGCCGGCGGCGGCGACCACCGAACTGGTGATGTTCGAGGAGGCCGGCTGTAGCTGGTGCCTCGCCTGGCATGAAGAGATCGGCCCGATCTATCCGAAAACCGAGGAAGCCAAGGTCGCGCCGCTGCGCCGTGTCGATATCCATGACCAGCGTCCTGAAGACCTGAAGGGCTTGAAGCCGGTGCACTACACCCCGACCTTCGTGTTGATGCATGACGGTAAGGAGGTTGCGCGGCTTCTGGGCTATCCGGGCGAGGATTTCTTCTGGGGCATTCTGGCCGGAATGCTCCAGAAACTGCCGGGCGGAGCAACCGCGCCGGCGACCAACTGACAGGGAGGATCCAAGATGAAACGCATGCTTGCCGCCGCCTTCGCGCTGATGGCGCTCTCTCTGCCCGCCGCGAGCGAGGCTCAAGACGACAACGAGGCGCTGGTCAACCTCCAGGTGATGAAGGTCGAGGTCGCCTTGGAGTTGGCGCAGGCCGCGCTTGAGAGCTGCCGCGAGCAGGGCTTCCAGGTGGCCGTCGCCGTGGTCGACCGTTTCGGTGTCACGCAAGTGGTGCTGCGCGACCGCTTCGCCGGACCTCACACCACCTCCACCTCCCAGCGCAAGGCCTGGACCTCCGTGTCCTTCCGCGCGCCGACGACCGAACTTTCCGAGGCGACGGCGCCGGGGCAGGAGGCCTTTGGCGCGCGCGACGTCACCAATGCCCTGATGCTGGGCGGTGGCCTGCCGGTGGACGCCGCGGGCACAATGGTGGGCGCCGTCGGCGTGTCCGGTGCGCCCAGCGGCCTGGACGACGAAAACTGCGCGCAAGCAGGCATCGACGCCGTGGCCGATCAATTGGCCTTCTAGGGGGTTGCGGGTAGAGTTGCTCTACTGCGCTGTATAAGAAGGGGAAAAGAAGCCGTGGATGCCTCAGAACTTCTGGACTTCAACAGGGATATGCTGAGCAACGCCCGACGCGCAGCCGATGTGCTGAAGGCGCTGGGGCATGAAAGCCGTCTCCTGATCCTCTGCCTTCTGGCCGAACGCGAGCGCAGCGTGGCCGAACTCGAAGAACTTTTGACCATGCGTCAGCCCGCCGTCTCGCAGCAGCTTGCGCGCTTGCGGGCCGACCGCCTGGTGGTGGCGCGCCGCGACGGCAAGGCGATCTACTATTCCATCGCCACGCCCGAGATCTACAAGATCATCTCGACTCTGTACGATCTCTATTGCGCGAAGGACGGCAAGGGCTGTTAATCTCTCTATTGAGAAGGCAAGGCGCCGGGGCGTTCCCTTGAAGGGGCGCCCGACCTAAAAAGAGCGCATGGAGCCTTGGTGAGGAACGACCGGAAGGTCTTGCTGAATGCTCTCGGTCACGACGATCGTGGCTTTACTCGGCGGTCTGGGCGGCGTGCTGTTGGGGTTCGTCGCGCGGCGGCTGAGGTTTTGCACCCTAAGCGCCATTGAAAGTGCCGCCTTCGGGGCGGACTTCACCCAGGCGCGCATGTGGGCGCTCGCCATCGCGGTCTCGATCCTGGGGACCCAGGGGCTCCATCTGACCGGCGTCATCGACCTTACCGACAGTTTCCATATCAGCAACGAGATCAACTGGCTGGGCGCGATCGCCGGCGGCCTCATATTCGGCTTGGGCATGGCGGCCATCGGCACCTGCAGTTTCGGCAGCCTCCTGCGGTTGGGCGGCGGCGACCTTCGCGCCTTTTTCGACATGCTGGTGATCGGCGTGGTCGGCTATATGACCATGCGCGGCTTGACCGGCATTTTCCGCGAAGAGGTGATCGAGGCGACGGCCTACGTCCTGCCGGCGGGTACGCTGCAAGACCTGCCGGGTCTGCTCTCGGCCGTGAGCGGTCTTTCGGAGCTGGGGCTGCGCACCGCCTTAAGCGTGGCGATCTCCGGCGGCATTCTCTTCTGGTGTTTTCGCGATCCTCTGTTCCGGGCACGTCCCCTGGCGGCTCTCGGGGGGCTGCTGGTCGGGCTCGTCATCGTCGCCGGCTGGCTGATCACAGGCGTGGCGGGCAACGATCCCTTCGAGCCACAGCCTCTCGGCTCCTACACCTATATACGCCCGGTGGGTGACGGGCTGGTCTATCTCATGACCTTCTCCGGTTCCACCATCACCTTCGGGATCGGAACGGTCTTCGGCACGCTCGCGGGCGCCAGTCTCGCCGCCGTGACCAGCGGGGAGGCGAACTGGGAGGGTTTCGACGATCTGCGGGAGATGCGCCGCCACCTCTTCGGCGCGGCGGCCATCGGCTTCGGCGGGG encodes:
- a CDS encoding cytochrome c biogenesis protein CcdA, yielding MIDVTYPGAFLAGILSFLSPCVLPLVPPYLCFVAGVSLDELVAEGDRPSKRTAQVMASAAAFVAGFITVFTILGATASALGQAMAEHFDILAYIAGAVLILLGLHYVGLLKIQWLYRELRFHPESKKAGLIGSFFVGLAFAFGWTPCVGPVLAGILMLAGTEQSIAEGTGLLLAYGLGIGVPFLAAAYFAGRFMGFAQKFRRHLPMVERVLGVLLILTGILFMTNGMATIAYWILEAFPSLGRIG
- a CDS encoding heme-binding protein; this translates as MKRMLAAAFALMALSLPAASEAQDDNEALVNLQVMKVEVALELAQAALESCREQGFQVAVAVVDRFGVTQVVLRDRFAGPHTTSTSQRKAWTSVSFRAPTTELSEATAPGQEAFGARDVTNALMLGGGLPVDAAGTMVGAVGVSGAPSGLDDENCAQAGIDAVADQLAF
- a CDS encoding metalloregulator ArsR/SmtB family transcription factor, whose translation is MLSNARRAADVLKALGHESRLLILCLLAERERSVAELEELLTMRQPAVSQQLARLRADRLVVARRDGKAIYYSIATPEIYKIISTLYDLYCAKDGKGC
- a CDS encoding YeeE/YedE family protein — translated: MLSVTTIVALLGGLGGVLLGFVARRLRFCTLSAIESAAFGADFTQARMWALAIAVSILGTQGLHLTGVIDLTDSFHISNEINWLGAIAGGLIFGLGMAAIGTCSFGSLLRLGGGDLRAFFDMLVIGVVGYMTMRGLTGIFREEVIEATAYVLPAGTLQDLPGLLSAVSGLSELGLRTALSVAISGGILFWCFRDPLFRARPLAALGGLLVGLVIVAGWLITGVAGNDPFEPQPLGSYTYIRPVGDGLVYLMTFSGSTITFGIGTVFGTLAGASLAAVTSGEANWEGFDDLREMRRHLFGAAAIGFGGVVAMGCTIGQGVTGVGTLALTSFLALASIWIGGIVGVRILVYGGFTPLFVDRS